AGCGGCCCTGGCACAAAAATTGAATATCGCCGAAGGCGACTTGATTCTTTTTGCGGCAGACCAGTGGCTCGCGGCGTGTGAGATTCTGGGCAAAATCCGGCTCTATTGCGCCGATCTGCTCAAAGCGCAGGGGCGGCTCGATATTCCCGCCGGGCGTTTCGATTTTCTGTGGGTTGTCGATTTTCCATTGTTGAGCTTTGATAAAGAACAGAATCGCTGGTACTCGACACATCATCCCTTCACAGCGCCGGTTGCCGAGGATATTCCCCTCCTCAAAAACGAACCGAAGAAAGTCCGCGGCCAGCATTACGACGTAGTCGTCAACGGAGTCGAATTGGGCGGCGGCTCGATCCGCATTCACCAGCCCGATGTGCAGAAGATGGTCTTCGAGGAGGTGTTGCAAATCCCGCCCGAGGAGACCCGCCTGCGCTTTGGCTACATGCTGGATGCTTTTAAGTACGGCGCTCCGCCCCACGGCGGCATCGCCCTGGGCTTTGACCGGATGATAGCCATCCTCTGCGGCACTCCGAGCATTCGGGACGTTATTGCTTTTCCCAAGACTGCCAAAGGCACTTGCCTGATGACCGAGTCGCCCGCCCCGGTGTCGCCGCGCCAGTTACGCGATTTACATATCGAGCTGAAGGCGGCAAAGCCGGGCTGACATTGCTCCGGAGGGCCCACCGGTGAAACAGTCAATTGTCACATTGGATATGGAAGGGGTGCTGACACCGGAAATCTGGATAGCGGTTGCCGAGAAGACCGGCATCCCGGAACTGCGCCGCACAACCCGTGACGAACCCGATTACGACAAACTGATGCGAGGGCGCCTGGCAATACTGGACCGCCACGGGTTGAAACTAGCAGATATCCAAAGGGTTATTGGGCAACTTGAGCCATTGGCCGGGGCGAAAGAATTCCTCGATGAACTTCGTGCCATGGTCCAGGTCATCATCCTGTCCGATACCTTCGAGCAGTTTGCAGCACCGCTGCTGCGCCAACTGGGCTGGCCGGCGCTGCTGTGCCATCGATTGGTGACAGAAAACGATCGGATTGTGGATTATCAATTGCGTGTGCCGGAACAGAAGCAACGGGCGGTCGCCGCGTTCAAGCTGCTCAACTACCACGTCATTTCGGCCGGTGACTCGTTCAACGATACGACCATGCTCACCGAAGCCCATGTGGGGTTTCTGTTCCGCGCGCCGGACAACGTGAAGGGCCAATTCCCTGAGTTCGAGGCGGTCGAGACATACAGCGACCTGATGAGGCTAATCCGGCTGGCGATGGCCAGGACCTGAGAGCCGTTTTTCAGCGTGTTTCTTTTCTGCGCTTTTGGGTATCCTGTTCCCATGCTGAAGGCAGGAATCATCGGGCTTCCGAACGTTGGCAAATCGACGCTGTTTAACGCCCTCACGCGCTCGCATAAGGCCCCGGCGGAGAATTACCCCTTCTGCACCATTGACCCCAACCTAGGCGTGGTAACCGTTCCTGACGAACGCCTGCAGCCGCTGGCCGAGATCGCCAAGGTCAACACCCTGATCCCGACCACGATCGAATTCGTGGATATAGCGGGCCTGGTCAAAGGCGCATCGCAAGGGCAGGGGCTTGGCAATAAGTTCCTCAGCCATATCCGCGAGGTCGATGCCCTGGTGCATGTGGTCCGCTGTTTCGACGACCCGGACATTGTCCACGTCACCGGCGCCATCGACCCGCTGCGTGACATCGAAATCGTCTCGACCGAATTGGTGCTGGCGGATTTGGGGACGGTGCGTAAGCGCCTCGAGAAAATCGGGCGCGATGTCAAACGCGGGGAGAAGCAGGCGCTGCTTGAGGCGCGCCTGCTCGAACAACTCGGGGCGCACCTGAATGCAGGCAAACCGGCCAACACGCTCGCTACCCCGCTTGCCCCGGATGAGAAGGCCATTGTCCGCAGCTTTTTTCTGCTCACAGATAAGCCGACGATATTTGCGGCAAATCTCAAAGAATCTGAGCTGGCGGCTGCTGCAAGCAATCCGCGCGTAAACCAGGTGCGCGATTATGGCCGCGCGCACCACGCGTGCGAAACGATAGCGGTCTGCGCCCAACTCGAAAGCGACCTGGGGGACTTGAGCCCATCCGAGGGGCAGGAATACCTCAAAGCGCTTGGGGTGCAGGAGTCAGGCCTCTCAGCCCTCATCCGCAGCGCCTATCATCTGCTGGGATTGCGCACGTTTTTTACTGTTAATGAAAAAGAAGTGCGGGCCTGGACCCTTCACGCGGGAGATACCGCCATCAAAGCCGCCGGAACAATTCATAGCGATTTCCAACGTGGCTTTATCAAGGCCGAAACCGTCAACTGGGAGGACCTGGTCAAGCAGGGCTCGGTGCATCATGCGCGTGAAACGGGCCGCTACCGGATCGAGGGCCGCGATTACGTGGTACGCGATGGGGATGTCCTGCTGTTTAAAGTGAGCACTTAGCTGGAAACATGCAGAAAGAAAGTAGAGTAGAAAGGGAAGCGGGCCCGAGGACCAATGACCGCCGCTTCCCTCTCCCTAGTCGAACCGGGCGTGGAGATTTCCCCCATCCGGCTCTCGCCAGGGTCGGCTATTCCAGAAGGCGCTCAGAATGCGGCCAGTCCCAGGTGTTCCAGGTGAGTGTAGAGGCTAATGCCCTGTCTGGCCCGCCAGCCTCGCTGGTTACTCTGGCACAGGTGTTTGCCCAGACATACCGAGTTTCAGACAAAGTTTCCGACAAAGGGAGATGAGATCGTTATGAAAATGGCCAAACTCCACTGCATCGCGTAGCGACGCCTGAAAACCGAACCATGTTTGGGTCGAGGGCCAAGTCTACCTGCGCGGCACCGCTGCGCGGTTCACCGCCCCGGCTGCGATTGATTGCCGCGAGCCTTGACCTTAGACGGGGTTTTCTATTGAATGTTCTTATGCAAATCGAAAGTTTGAAAGTATTTTGCGACCTGGCTGAGACGGAGAGTTTTACCAAGACCGCCCAGATCAACAACGTCACCCAATCAGCGGTCAGCCAAACCATCAGCGCCCTGGAACGGGAGTTTCGTTCACTGCTGGTCGAACGGAGCCGGAAACATTTCCACCTCACCCCGGAAGGGCAGGTCCTGTATGATAAGAGCAAAGAGATCACCAAGACATTTGACGCCCTGGAGACCAAGCTCAAGGACGTCAAGAACGACATCTCCGGCAAGCTGCGCATCGCGACGGTTTATAGCATCGGCCTTCACGAACTGCCGCCGTATGTGCGCCGATTGCTAAAGGACTATCCGCACGTCAACGCCCATATCGAGTATCGCCGCTCCAACCAGGTTTATGAAGATGTGAAGAGCAATGCTGTCGATCTGGGCATTGTCGCTTATCCGAACCGCGATCCGAATCTGGAGCTGGTGTCGTTGCGAAAGGACCCTTTGGTTCTGATCTGCCATCCCCAACACCCCTTCGCGTCATTAAAAAGCATCAAGCTCAAGGCGCTGAATGGCCAGAGGCTCATCAGCTTCGAGCGCGACATCCCCACCCGCAGGGCCCTTGACAGGATATTCAAGCACGAAGGGGTGAAAGCCGAACACTTCCGCGAATTTGACAATATTGAAATCCTGAAGCGCGTGGTTGAAGTCGATTCGGGCGTGGCTGTTGTGCCGGAGCCCACGGTGCGGCGTGAGGTGGCAAACGGGACGCTGGTGGCGGTTCCTTTGGACGGCAAATATTCCCGCGACTTGGGTCTCATCTACAAGAAAAGCAAGGTTCTTTCGCCGGCGATGAAACAGTTCATCACATTGCTTAAGGAGCCGCTTTAGGTCGATTTGGAGAAAGGCTCGATGACGCAGAGGGCGCCGGCAGTTCCGGGGCCGGCACGCCATTCGAGTTCTGTGCCGGGTTGATTGCATTCTTTTCGCACATAGCCCAAAGCGACGCCGGCCTTCAGCCGCTGGGACTGGACGCTCGAAGTCACATAGCCCACTTCCTTGCCTTGGTGATAAAGCTTATCGCCCCGCGATGGGAGGGCCGTCACGGCGCCGGGCAGGCGCAAGCTGCGCAATTGCTTGTTCACATGGCCCATGGTGTGAATCCGGTTGAGGACCTCCTGGCCGATATAGCAGCCTTTGGTGTAACTGACCGCTGTGGCTTCAATGCCGCTTTCCTGGGGGAAATTCGTGTCATCCATATCCACGCCAAACCGGGGAATGCCATTCTCGATACGAAGCGTCTCGAAGGCTTCCCAACCGCAAGCCAGCCCGCCCATAACACGCGCCGCCGCCAGGAGTTTGTCTGCCGCCGCAGCGAGCGCCGCAACCGGCACGAACAAATCAAACCCGGCCGAATCCAGCCGTGAATGATTTATAAGGCAAAGTTCACCGAGGGTTTGATCACGCAAGCTGACTGAGGTCCAGTTTTGAGTTGGAACAGCGGGAAAGATTTTGAGTTCGTTGATGGCTTGCTCGGCCCGAGGCCCCTGGACGCTTAGCAGGCCATAGGATGCGGCAACATCCACAACCTGCACATCATCAGCGACGATGTACTTTTCCAGCCGTTGGGCTGCCATCGCGCCAAGCCCAGGCTCGAAATCGAGCAGCAACTCATCCGCTAAACAGAACACGTTCAGGTCGCTTTCCATTTTCCCCTTGGCGTTCACCAACGCCGCATAACAACCCTGGCCGGGGCGCAAACCCTTGATGTCGTTGGTAACCTGGCCATGCAGAAAACGGAGCCGGTCGCCGCCTGCCAGGCAGAGCCGGCTGCGAAAGCTCAAATCCAGAACACCGGCGCCTTCGCGCAGGGCGCGATATTCGCTCGATGTATCGCCATAACAGGTCACCAACTCGGCGTTATTTAAGCTCCCAAAGCCGGCCCCGAGCGCCTGGTGGAATTCATGCATAGCCAAGGTGTTCATCCTGCCGGCCAGTCTAAGCCGGAAACATGCAGAAAGAAACAGGAGGAAACGAAGGGAACGGAGATTTTTGTAGCACTTTTGCGGGCAACGGAGGCACAAACGGCGCCTCACCATTCAGTGAGCGTGCACACTTTGGCCTTTGAACGCAGGCGGCAAAAACATATAAAGAACCCATGCTGACATTGCCGGTGTTATTGTCCCATGGGGGACCGGTCCTTTATTTGATCCTGCTGACCAGCGCGGTTGGGGTAGTGGTTTTTATTGAGCGATTCCTCCACTGCCATAGGGCGCAGATCAACTCGACGGAATTCCTCAATGGTGTGCGCACGGTGCTCAAGCGCAACAATGTGGTCGAGGCGCTCTCGATTTGCGATGCCACCCCAGGCCCAGTGGCGCGGCTGGTAAAGACGGCCATCCTCAACCGGGGCCACGGGCGGGAGCGGGTGCGCGAGGCCCTCGATGAAGCGGGGTTGGCGGAGGTCCCGCGTCTGGAGGAAAAGCTCAATCTGCTGGCCACCATCGCCCAACTGGCGCCTTTGCTGGGGCTTCTGGGGACGGTGCTGGGCTTCATCCAGACCTTTGCCTCGATGCAGCAACAGGGCCTCTATGCGCATGTCGGTGATTTGGCAGGCGGCATTTGGCAGGCCCTGGTGTGCGCGGCTGCGGGCCTGGCCGTCGCCATCCCAGCCCATGCGGCCTATAATTACCTTGTCAGCCGCGTCAACTCAATTGTCCTGGATATGGAACGGGCGGCGACCGAGGCGGTGAATATCGTCTCCGAAGAAGCCAAGGTTGAGAGCCAATGAAGTTTCCCCGTAATGCGCGCATCTTCCGCGGCCAACTGGATGCAGCCCCGTTTGCGGCGGTGTTTTTTCTTTTGGTGATTCTGTGGATGGTCAGTTCGCTGGTTTATACTCCCGGCGTCCGGCTGCAATTGCCTTACGCGGGCGACTTGCCTGGCACTGACAAACCGACCGTCTCGGTGGCTGTCGATTCGGGTGGACGCCTGTATTTCGAAGACCAAATCATCGACGAAAACCAGTTGCGCGGCAGGCTGCGGGAAGCGGCAAAACAATCTCCCCAGCCCCTGACGCTCCTGGTGCAGGCCGACGAAAGCGTTAGTTTCAAATCGCTGATTCACCTGACGTTGCTGGCGCGCGACGCCGGCATCCCCGAGGCCTGGCTGGCCACCTTGCCTCGCCCGCTGGGGCCGCATCCATGAGCGCTCCGAACTCCGGCAGCCAGGCCATGGGCCCAGCGGCAGGGACCGCCCGGGGCTGGTCGCGCGGACGCTGGCTGACGCTGATAGCCTTGGTTTGCGGCGCACAGGTGGGTTTTATCTTTTGGCTCGGGGCACGCCATGAACCGGCCTCTCGCCAGGCCGCCAAAGGAGCGAATCTGCGGCTGGCGCCGACAAATTCGTCCGAATTGCTGACCTGGATGGACCCGACTCTTTTCGCCTTGCCGCATCGCCATGGTTTTTCGGGTCCGGGTTGGCTCATGGCCCCGCGTCAGGAATTTCAGCAGTTTGCATGGTCCGAACCGCCGCGGTGGCTGGAGCTGGAGGTCAGCCAGCTCGGCGCCCTGTTCAACCAATTTGCCGAAACCAATCCGCCCTGGTTCTCCCAAGCCGGCATCCACCTTAAACTGGAGTTGAAGATGCCCGAGATCGTTTCCGCTGAGTTGCCGGAGCACTCAAGCCTTCAGGTGGATGGGGCGCTGGCCAACCGGCTTTTATTGACGCCCGTTGAACTGCCCTCCTGGACAAATGCCGATTTGCTCACAAACACTGTGGTGCAAATCATGGTGAATGCCCAGGGAACGCCAGTCTCATTAACCTTATTGGTGAGCAGTGGACTCAAAGAAGCCGACGCACAGGCAATGCGTCAAGCCCGAGCGGCTCGTTTTGAGCCCGAGCGGCACGATACAGCCTCGACCCCGGTTGGCGCCTTATCAGGCCTGGTCTGGGGCGAGTTGGTATTTAAATGGCGCACCCTGTTGGGCGCGTCTGCGGGCAAGAGCCAGAATTCACCACACTAAATCGAGTCATGCCGATTCCTACGTTGATCCTGCTCTATGTGGTGGTCTTGCTCGCGGCTCTCACCCTGGTGGCCGTCTATGCCGAACTGCGCAGGCGCCGTTTCGAGCCGACCGCCAGCGCAGACCGTATCTTCCGCTGCAGGCGCTGCGGTTATGTCTATACCGATGACCCGGATGTGGACCGCTCGCGATGCTCGCAATGCGGCCAGATGAACGAGGCTATCGAGTTCTGAGCGGGGCCGACGCGGCCCCAGAGCATGCTGAAATGTCCTTCCGGCGTTTCCGGATTTGTTTTTGGCGGGATTCTCTGCTACAAAATCGCCCGATGATAAAGCGGCAAGCCCAGGTCCGGCGTACAACGACCGAGACCGACATCAAAGCCCAACTCAGAATCAGCGGCAAAGGCAGGGCCTCCATCCAAACCGGGCTCCCCTTCTTCGACCATATGTTGACCTTGTTCGCCCGGCATGCGGTGGTTGATCTGACGCTCCGTTGCCGCGGTGACCTGGGCGTTGATGCCCATCACACCGTCGAGGATTGCGGCATCGTGCTGGGAGAGGCCTTTGCCATGGCTTTGGGCGATAAAACGGGCATCAGACGGTATGGGACGGGTTTCGAGCCCCGTAACCCCGCTGCGGGTGAGGCCTACGTCCCGATGGACGAATGCCTGGCCCGGTGCGTCATTGACTTTAGCGGGCGGCCCATGCTGGTCTGGCGTGGTCTGGATGTTTTTGCCTACAAAAGACTTACCAAATCCGAGAAAACACAGGACATGTCCTCCGCTTTTCGATTTGGGCTGGCTCGCGAATTCTTCCAAGGGTTCGTCAACGCAGCGCGCTGCAATCTTCATGTGGAGCTGTTGTATGGGGATGAGCCACATCATATTACCGAAGCCCTCTTCAAGGCCTTTGCGCGCGCCGTGGATGCCGCCTGTCAAAAGGACCCGCGCATCGCCGGACGCTTGCCCTCGACCAAAGGAAAACTCTAAGGCCCGAAGAGCATGCTACCAAGCCACCAACGGCATAGAAGGCAGGAGACGTTTTGTAGGAGGAATTACGGAACCCAAACCGGGTCCCGATGTGTTGAATATCCCTCGGCCAGGGTCCGTCGAACCGATGACAGATAAAGGTCATTCGTCCGCAGATGATCAGACCTGCGTGCGCGCTGCGCAGCGGGGAGACATGGCTGCCTTCGAGGAGCTGGTCGCCCGGCATCGCGACAAGATTTACGCGCGGGCTTATAGTATGATGCGGAATGAAGAAGAAGCCGTTGATCTTTCTCAAGAAGCATGGGTCAAGGCCTGGCAGCGGTTGGCACAGTTCCAGGGCGAATCCAGTTTCGGCACGTGGATAACGCGGATCGTCATCAATCTGTGCCTGGATCAGTTGCGCAAGCAAAAGCGCCAGCGGACCGAGTCCATCGAGGAGATGAACGAGGAATCCGGCGGGGTAGAGCGCCAAATGCCGGTCGTGACCTCCAACCCGACGGCGGGTTTGGAACGGAGCGAATTGCGGCAGCGTATCGACCGAGCATTGAGTCAATTGTCTTATGAACATCGAACGGTGCTGGTGTTGCACGAGTTCGAAGAACTGGAATATAAAGAGATAGCAAAAGTGATGGGCTGCTCAATTGGCACAGTGATGTCCCGGTTGTTTTATGCGCGCCGGAAGCTGGCAGCTCTGCTGGCGGAAATAAAAAAGGAAAACTGGAGATGATGGAGTATCAGGAACAACTTAAACTTCAGGCTCATTTGGATGGGGAACTGTCCGAAGCCGAAGCGCGCCAGGTTGTCGAGCGGCTGGGGCGTGACCCGGAGGCGGCCTCTTTATTTGCCGAATTGAGCCAAACCCGGGAAGCGGTTGCCGGGTTTGAACAGGGCATCACGCTGCCCGAAACGCGAGAATTCTATTGGTCCAAGATCGAGCGGGACATCCGCCGGGTGGATAGGGCTGGACGCGACGAGGCGCCGGTGGGTGTGCTGGCGCTTTGGCAACGGCTGCTAGTGCCTGCCACCGGGCTGGTTTTGGTGGCGCTGGCTTGTTTTCTTGGCATCCGCAGCTTCCATTTCAGCACACCGGCGGTCGAAACGGCAGTAACCGATGCAGGCACATTCACCTATCACGACTCTTCGGCCGGCGCCACATTGGTTTGG
The window above is part of the Verrucomicrobiia bacterium genome. Proteins encoded here:
- the thrH gene encoding bifunctional phosphoserine phosphatase/homoserine phosphotransferase ThrH gives rise to the protein MKQSIVTLDMEGVLTPEIWIAVAEKTGIPELRRTTRDEPDYDKLMRGRLAILDRHGLKLADIQRVIGQLEPLAGAKEFLDELRAMVQVIILSDTFEQFAAPLLRQLGWPALLCHRLVTENDRIVDYQLRVPEQKQRAVAAFKLLNYHVISAGDSFNDTTMLTEAHVGFLFRAPDNVKGQFPEFEAVETYSDLMRLIRLAMART
- the ychF gene encoding redox-regulated ATPase YchF, with protein sequence MLKAGIIGLPNVGKSTLFNALTRSHKAPAENYPFCTIDPNLGVVTVPDERLQPLAEIAKVNTLIPTTIEFVDIAGLVKGASQGQGLGNKFLSHIREVDALVHVVRCFDDPDIVHVTGAIDPLRDIEIVSTELVLADLGTVRKRLEKIGRDVKRGEKQALLEARLLEQLGAHLNAGKPANTLATPLAPDEKAIVRSFFLLTDKPTIFAANLKESELAAAASNPRVNQVRDYGRAHHACETIAVCAQLESDLGDLSPSEGQEYLKALGVQESGLSALIRSAYHLLGLRTFFTVNEKEVRAWTLHAGDTAIKAAGTIHSDFQRGFIKAETVNWEDLVKQGSVHHARETGRYRIEGRDYVVRDGDVLLFKVST
- a CDS encoding LysR family transcriptional regulator; the encoded protein is MQIESLKVFCDLAETESFTKTAQINNVTQSAVSQTISALEREFRSLLVERSRKHFHLTPEGQVLYDKSKEITKTFDALETKLKDVKNDISGKLRIATVYSIGLHELPPYVRRLLKDYPHVNAHIEYRRSNQVYEDVKSNAVDLGIVAYPNRDPNLELVSLRKDPLVLICHPQHPFASLKSIKLKALNGQRLISFERDIPTRRALDRIFKHEGVKAEHFREFDNIEILKRVVEVDSGVAVVPEPTVRREVANGTLVAVPLDGKYSRDLGLIYKKSKVLSPAMKQFITLLKEPL
- a CDS encoding glycine cleavage T C-terminal barrel domain-containing protein translates to MNTLAMHEFHQALGAGFGSLNNAELVTCYGDTSSEYRALREGAGVLDLSFRSRLCLAGGDRLRFLHGQVTNDIKGLRPGQGCYAALVNAKGKMESDLNVFCLADELLLDFEPGLGAMAAQRLEKYIVADDVQVVDVAASYGLLSVQGPRAEQAINELKIFPAVPTQNWTSVSLRDQTLGELCLINHSRLDSAGFDLFVPVAALAAAADKLLAAARVMGGLACGWEAFETLRIENGIPRFGVDMDDTNFPQESGIEATAVSYTKGCYIGQEVLNRIHTMGHVNKQLRSLRLPGAVTALPSRGDKLYHQGKEVGYVTSSVQSQRLKAGVALGYVRKECNQPGTELEWRAGPGTAGALCVIEPFSKST
- a CDS encoding MotA/TolQ/ExbB proton channel family protein, which gives rise to MLTLPVLLSHGGPVLYLILLTSAVGVVVFIERFLHCHRAQINSTEFLNGVRTVLKRNNVVEALSICDATPGPVARLVKTAILNRGHGRERVREALDEAGLAEVPRLEEKLNLLATIAQLAPLLGLLGTVLGFIQTFASMQQQGLYAHVGDLAGGIWQALVCAAAGLAVAIPAHAAYNYLVSRVNSIVLDMERAATEAVNIVSEEAKVESQ
- a CDS encoding biopolymer transporter ExbD; amino-acid sequence: MKFPRNARIFRGQLDAAPFAAVFFLLVILWMVSSLVYTPGVRLQLPYAGDLPGTDKPTVSVAVDSGGRLYFEDQIIDENQLRGRLREAAKQSPQPLTLLVQADESVSFKSLIHLTLLARDAGIPEAWLATLPRPLGPHP
- a CDS encoding TonB family protein — protein: MSAPNSGSQAMGPAAGTARGWSRGRWLTLIALVCGAQVGFIFWLGARHEPASRQAAKGANLRLAPTNSSELLTWMDPTLFALPHRHGFSGPGWLMAPRQEFQQFAWSEPPRWLELEVSQLGALFNQFAETNPPWFSQAGIHLKLELKMPEIVSAELPEHSSLQVDGALANRLLLTPVELPSWTNADLLTNTVVQIMVNAQGTPVSLTLLVSSGLKEADAQAMRQARAARFEPERHDTASTPVGALSGLVWGELVFKWRTLLGASAGKSQNSPH
- the hisB gene encoding imidazoleglycerol-phosphate dehydratase HisB, translating into MIKRQAQVRRTTTETDIKAQLRISGKGRASIQTGLPFFDHMLTLFARHAVVDLTLRCRGDLGVDAHHTVEDCGIVLGEAFAMALGDKTGIRRYGTGFEPRNPAAGEAYVPMDECLARCVIDFSGRPMLVWRGLDVFAYKRLTKSEKTQDMSSAFRFGLAREFFQGFVNAARCNLHVELLYGDEPHHITEALFKAFARAVDAACQKDPRIAGRLPSTKGKL
- a CDS encoding sigma-70 family RNA polymerase sigma factor — protein: MLNIPRPGSVEPMTDKGHSSADDQTCVRAAQRGDMAAFEELVARHRDKIYARAYSMMRNEEEAVDLSQEAWVKAWQRLAQFQGESSFGTWITRIVINLCLDQLRKQKRQRTESIEEMNEESGGVERQMPVVTSNPTAGLERSELRQRIDRALSQLSYEHRTVLVLHEFEELEYKEIAKVMGCSIGTVMSRLFYARRKLAALLAEIKKENWR